CTCCGTGACCAGCGTCTCGCCGTCGACGTAGAGGCAGGAGAACGTCACCACGTGCGGCAGCCGCTCGGCCGGCTCGCCGACGACCTCGACGTCGTCGATGCGGCGCGCGACCTCGGCGCGGATGCGTTCGGTGAGCGCGAAGAGCCGCCTCACCTCGGTGTCGCGCTCGGCGACGACGGCCTCCAGCGCGGCGGCGGCGGCGACGGTGGCGGGGACGTTCGCGAACCCCTCCTGCTCGGTCGCGCGCCAGCGCGTGCCCTTGCGCACGACGAGCACCCCGACTCCGGGCGGGCCGCCCCACTTGTGCGCCGAGGCTGTGAGCAGCGCGGGCGCATCGACGGCGACATGGCCCGCCGCGGCGGCGGCGTCGGTGTGCAGCGGTACGCCGCGTTCGGCGCAGGCCGCCGCGACCTCGGCGAGCGGCTGGACGGTGCCGACCTCGTGGTTGGCGTACTGCAGCGAGGCGACGGCGGTGTCGTCGCGCAGCGCGCCCGCGAACTCGGCCGTGTCCACGCGCCCGGTGCGCGAGACACCGACGACGGTGGCGTCGCGGCGTTCGGCGAACGAGCGCACCGCCGAGTGCTCGACGGCGCTCGTGACGAGGTGCGCGCCGACCCGCGCGCGGGCTGCCAGGGTGCCCCCGAGCGCGGCCTGGATCGCGGCGGTGCCGCTCGGGGTGAAGCGGAGCTCGTCGGGGCGCACGCCGAACGCCGCCGCGACCCGCGCCCGCGCGTCGTCGAGCAGCAGCCGCGCGCGCCGGCCGGCGCCGTAGAGGCGGGCGGGGTCGGCCCAGCCCTCGTCGTACGCGGCCAGCAGCACCTCCCGCGCCGCGGGGTGCAGCGGCACGGTGGACGCGGAGTCCAGGTACGTCACGCCGTCGATGGTGTCAGGTCGCGGCACCGCTCGTTCCCTGGAGCTCGTACGCCGGTCTCGAGCGTGGTGATCATCAAAGAACGGGAGCGACGGGCGCGCGCTCGGCCGGGCGGCGCGGGCGGGGTCAGTCGACGAGGGCGTACTGCGCCGCCGCGAAGCGGCGGGTGTCGGCGCTGGAGTCGCCCGTCCCAGGCACGGCGACGCGCACCTCCATGACGAGCGTGCCTGCTCGCAGGACGGCGATGGTCTCGTTGTAGTGCTGGCCGCCGATCTCGGTGCCGACGTAGAAGATCCGGCCGTGCGGGATCGGCTGCCCGACGGAGTCGAACGGCCGCAGGCGATCCGTCATCATCCGCTCGACCGCCGCCGCGCCCGCCTCGTCGGTCGAGACGATCAGCGTGCCGAGCAGCCGCCGGCGCGGGGCCTTGGACGGGCCGTCGTACCAGAGCGCGACGGACGTGCGTTCGACGCGGGCGGCGGTGAGCCTGGCCTTGGTGAGGCCCTTCTGCTCGGCGAGGTCGCTGACCGTGAGGCGACCGCGGTCGGCCTCCTTGAACGGCGCCCCCGGCTTCAGGAACAGCTTGGACAGGTCGGCGACGGCGGCGCGGACGTACTGCCGCCAGCCGGCGAGCAGGGTGGTCTCGTTGGTGCCGAGGACGCCGCGCAGGGCGCGCGGCAGCTTCTCGCCCGGCTTGTCGAGGCCGGTCAGCGTGCCCATCGCGTCGTGGAACCTCAGCAGCTTGGCGACGCCGTAGCGCGAGGCGATGTAGCGGCAGAGCAGCCAGGCGCTGTTGTAGCCGATGCCGGCGTCGTTGATGAGGCCGAAGTCGCTGTCGGTCGGCAGGGTCTCGGGTACGCCGCTCTTCGCGACGGACTCGGTCAGCTCGGCGGCGAGCACCTCGGCGGGATAGCGGGAGCCGGCGTTGCCGACGTACTCCGCGACGCCCTCGACCAGCCACTTGGGCGTGAGGGGCCCGACCCTGTCGAACATCGCCACGTGGGTGATCTCGTGGCGGATCAGGTGCGTGGTGAAGTCGCTCTTGGCGTCGAAGCCGTCGGGGTTGATGACGACCCGGCTGCCCGCGAACTCGCGATTGCCGTCACCGCGCGGCATGGTCGCGAGCGGTCGCGCGACGGCGGCGAAGTCGTAGTAGGTCGTGGGGTTCTCGAGGATCGCGTCGAGCTCCTCGTCGTCGGTGGGGAGCACGACGACGACCTTGCGCGACCACTTCTTGCGGCCGACGTAGCGCGTGACGTGCG
The Frankiaceae bacterium genome window above contains:
- a CDS encoding aminotransferase class V-fold PLP-dependent enzyme, producing MPRPDTIDGVTYLDSASTVPLHPAAREVLLAAYDEGWADPARLYGAGRRARLLLDDARARVAAAFGVRPDELRFTPSGTAAIQAALGGTLAARARVGAHLVTSAVEHSAVRSFAERRDATVVGVSRTGRVDTAEFAGALRDDTAVASLQYANHEVGTVQPLAEVAAACAERGVPLHTDAAAAAGHVAVDAPALLTASAHKWGGPPGVGVLVVRKGTRWRATEQEGFANVPATVAAAAALEAVVAERDTEVRRLFALTERIRAEVARRIDDVEVVGEPAERLPHVVTFSCLYVDGETLVTELDRRGFAVNSGSSCGTESGLPSHVLEAMGVLTHGNVRVSLGRDTTDGDVTRFLDAVTEVVAEVRSRL